The following is a genomic window from Chitinophaga caseinilytica.
AGTTCCTGTACCCGGAGGATGACGAGATATTCATGCAGCTCGCATGCCTCGCGCAACTGATCGTCGCGGAAACCTTCTGTTTCCATATATCTTTTATTGGTTTCCTGCAGGGGTTCGAAGCCCGTGATGGTGAGGGTTTTTTCGGATTCCCCGCTGAAATCCTGCAGCCAGTCAAGGTTTTCACGGTTGGCGATGGATTCGTAAGCCAGCAGGTGCAGGAACCAACGGTCGAAATGCGTCGTAAAACTGTTCATTTCGAGATAGAGCGCCTTGATCTCGAGCTCCTCTTCATCCGTCATGTACGTCCAGGAATGATTGAAATACGCCGTGAGCGGCGCCTGGAGGTGCAGCAGGTCTTTGCCGATCACTTGCTGGAATCCGGACGCCGGCAGTTGCGCCAGCATCGATTCCGCTTCCCGGATGGCCGTTTCTATTTGACCCGACTGGATGAGTTCCTGTATTTGTTGCATGCTGCAAAGAAAGGACAATTCGCGTAAATGGCGAATTAATACAAAAAAGGGTAGCCGACCCGCTTCGGCCAGCTACCCTTTCTATTTTAATGCTCTCGTTATTTCACGCGCACCAGCCGCACTTCCTGGAGGTTCATCACGCCCAGGCCGGGTTTGGTCAGTGGTTTGATCGTGATCGCGTTCACGCCCGCCGTTGCGAGGTTCACAGTACCGAGGTCCCAGTCGCGGTAAGCGCTCCAGTTATTGTCGGTACTTTTCACCACGCCGGTCAGGGTGGATTTTCCGGCCGTCACCGCGATTTTCGATCCGGCAGACTCGTCCGTGCAAGCCGCCCGGAGGATCACTTTGTACTTCCCGGGTTGCTTCACCCGGAGGTTCCACGTCGCCGTACCTGTCAGGGCCGTCCAGCTGTAAATGACCGGTTTGTCGCCCACCGAAAGCCCTACGCCCGGCGTGAGGACCGCATCGCCGGTATGCAGGCGGTAACCGTTGTCGGCTTCCGGGAAAATCCCCATGGGAACGAGGGAAGTTCCCGTAACGTCCAATTCGATCACGGTGGTAAGCTCGTTCCGTTTTGTATGGGCGATATCGATGAAAATGCCCTGCTCGTTCACTTCCGTGCGCAGCGGCGTGCGTGCGGCGTCTGCCAGCACGAAGGCGCGTGGCGTACTGCCCGCGTCCGGGGCGATGGGCACGTGCAGCCGGTTGTTTTCCGGCCAATGGAAGATATGCAGGAAATATTTACCCGGTTTGGTGGTGATCCGCCCCCAGTTCACTTTGCCGACGCTGTTGGCGCGGGAGCCGTATATCGCTTCGCCGTTCATTTTCATCCAGCCGCCGATGCCCTGCATCAGTTCGATGCTTTTGGCGGGGATGGTGCCATCGCCCATGGGCCCCACGTTCAGGAGGTAATTCCCGCCTTTGGATACGATGTCGACGAGGTTCTGCACCAGTTCCTTATCGGTATGCCAGCGCTGATTGTTTTTGCTGTAGCCCCAGGTGCCGTTCATGGTCATGCACGATTCCCAGTCCATGTTTTTATAGCCCGTTTCGGGGATGAACTGTTCCGGCGTCACGAGGTCGCCGTTGGCGCGGGTATAATCGCTGTTGTCGTCGAAATGGTACAGCCTGTTGTTCATGATGATGTTGGGATGGTGCTTCTTGACCATGTCTACCAGCGCGTTGGCGCCCCATTTCTCACCCTGGATCTCCTGCGAGCTGTAGTCCCACCAAACCACGTCGATGGGCCCGTAATTGGAGAAAATCTCCTCGGCCTGCTGGTGCATGTAGGCCACATAGTTCGCGTTGTTGCGGGTATCGTTTTTTACACCGCCGGGCGTTGGCATGCCGTGCTCTACATAAGCGTCGGGATGGTGCCAGTCCAGCAGCGAAAAGTACACGCCCACGCGCAACCCCTGCTCGTGGAGGGCGTTCACGATTTCCCGCATGAGGTCGCGGCCGGTAACGTCTTTCCCATCGAACGTAGTGGTTTTACTGTCGTGCAGCGCAAAGCCTTCGTGGTGGCGGGTGGTGAAGATGACGTACCGGCAACCGGCTTCTTTGGCCGTTTTCGCCCATTCCCGCGCAAAACCGGGCTTTGGCCGGAACAGCGGCGTGAGCTGTTTTTCATAAACCGCGGCCGGAACGTTGGCCATGTTTTGTATCCATTCCACGCATCCTTCGTAATCCTTTCCGTTCCATTCACCGGCGGCGGCGCTGTAGAGCCCCCAGTGCACGAACATCCCGAAGTGTGCGTCGCGGAACCAGCGCATGCGCGCGTCCCGGATCGCTTCCGGCTCTGCCGCATTGGCTTTCAGCCCGCCGCCCGCCTGTGCGAACGTTGCATATCCGGAAAGCAGCATCCCGCCGAGCAGGCACGTCTTCAAAAAGTTTTTTCCCATCGTATTCGCTATGTAAGTCAATTTCATTACTGATTGATAAAGTGCTGTTACCAGTTCGGGTTCTGCTCCATATTCGGGTTCGCGTTCAATTCTACCAGCGGGATCGGCCAAACGTAGTCCCGGGCCGCGTTGAACTTCCTTTGCTCGATGATGACAGCCTTGCCGGTAGCAGGGTCTATCGCGCCTTTGGCGGGCTCGTTCAGGACGATTTCCGCGGTTTTCCAGCGGCGGATGTCGAACAGCCGCTGCCCTTCGAAAGCCAGTTCCACCTGTCTTTCCCGGCGCACCAGCTGCCGCAGGCTCGCCTGAGAATTGTACCGGCTCACGTCCACATCAGGCATTCCCGCGCGCGACCGTACCATATTGAGATAACGTACCACATCGGGGTTTTGCCAGTCGTTCATTTCCACGAGGCTTTCCACGTAACTGAGCAGCACTTCCGCATACCGGATGATCATGAAGTTGAGCGATCCTTCCCAGGGCGTTCCTGCATCCTGCGGGTCGAGGTATTTTTTGATCCAGAAACCGGTTTGGGTGGATTGGGTGAGGCCGATCTGGTCGGGGCTGCCTACTTTAAACGGCTCCAGTTTCCTGTTCACGAACGTTTCTCCGGGAAGGAGCACGCTGGCCGCTAAACGGGGATCGCGGTTGTTCTTGAACGCCGGGTCGGCCTGGTAGATAGCGATGCTGTCTGGCCCCAGTTCATTGATCGTTTTGCCCTGCAGCGTTTCGTATGTGTTCACGATCGCGGCGGTGGGGCTCGTTGTGGCCTGTCCGCTAAGGCTTTTGGGCCCGAACCGGAAAAACGCTTCCTTCTGCCCCCTTACGCGGAAAAATATCCTTTCCTTATTGATCATGCCGCTATAGGAAAAGAGGGAGGCATAGTTGCCGACAGCCGCGTCGGTGCTGTGATACAGCTCATATACGTTCAGGTCGATGACCTTTTTGGCGGCTTCCGCGCATTTGGCATAATCGCCGGCATTGAGGTACAGCATGGTTTGCAGGGCATAGCAGGTGCCTTTGCTCATGCGGTAGGCGTCGGCCTCGGAGTAGGTGGCTGGCAGACCGGCCGCGGCGGTATCAAGCTCCGCTGCGATGAAAGCGATCACTTCCTCGCGGGAGCTGCGCTTAGCGAACTGTTCGTTGGGCGACAGCGAATGGTTCACGATGGGGATGGGGCCGTAGAGCAGGAACAGGTCGAGGTGGTACCAGGCGCGGAGGGCGCGGGCTTCGCAGGCGTAGCGGTTTTTGCGGTTCGCATCTTCCACATAAGCGCGATTGTAGTTTTCGAGGAAACGGCTGGCTTTGCGGATGAAGAGGTAGTTGTTCTTGTAGATTTCGTGCACCGAGCTGGTCTGGCTGGTGGCCAGGCCTACGGGATAGGTTTGCCAATCGCCGTAATTCCCGCGGAATACCGCTTCGTCGGTAGTTCCGGCGAGGTGCATCCTGCAGTTCGCCATATAATCGTAATTGCCGAGGGAACCGG
Proteins encoded in this region:
- a CDS encoding alpha-L-fucosidase — its product is MKTCLLGGMLLSGYATFAQAGGGLKANAAEPEAIRDARMRWFRDAHFGMFVHWGLYSAAAGEWNGKDYEGCVEWIQNMANVPAAVYEKQLTPLFRPKPGFAREWAKTAKEAGCRYVIFTTRHHEGFALHDSKTTTFDGKDVTGRDLMREIVNALHEQGLRVGVYFSLLDWHHPDAYVEHGMPTPGGVKNDTRNNANYVAYMHQQAEEIFSNYGPIDVVWWDYSSQEIQGEKWGANALVDMVKKHHPNIIMNNRLYHFDDNSDYTRANGDLVTPEQFIPETGYKNMDWESCMTMNGTWGYSKNNQRWHTDKELVQNLVDIVSKGGNYLLNVGPMGDGTIPAKSIELMQGIGGWMKMNGEAIYGSRANSVGKVNWGRITTKPGKYFLHIFHWPENNRLHVPIAPDAGSTPRAFVLADAARTPLRTEVNEQGIFIDIAHTKRNELTTVIELDVTGTSLVPMGIFPEADNGYRLHTGDAVLTPGVGLSVGDKPVIYSWTALTGTATWNLRVKQPGKYKVILRAACTDESAGSKIAVTAGKSTLTGVVKSTDNNWSAYRDWDLGTVNLATAGVNAITIKPLTKPGLGVMNLQEVRLVRVK
- a CDS encoding RagB/SusD family nutrient uptake outer membrane protein — translated: MKRNSIILLSILFAIPFFAACKKDFLVRDNPTATTDEKWWKLETDLQSALGGIYAGLPTGSLGNYDYMANCRMHLAGTTDEAVFRGNYGDWQTYPVGLATSQTSSVHEIYKNNYLFIRKASRFLENYNRAYVEDANRKNRYACEARALRAWYHLDLFLLYGPIPIVNHSLSPNEQFAKRSSREEVIAFIAAELDTAAAGLPATYSEADAYRMSKGTCYALQTMLYLNAGDYAKCAEAAKKVIDLNVYELYHSTDAAVGNYASLFSYSGMINKERIFFRVRGQKEAFFRFGPKSLSGQATTSPTAAIVNTYETLQGKTINELGPDSIAIYQADPAFKNNRDPRLAASVLLPGETFVNRKLEPFKVGSPDQIGLTQSTQTGFWIKKYLDPQDAGTPWEGSLNFMIIRYAEVLLSYVESLVEMNDWQNPDVVRYLNMVRSRAGMPDVDVSRYNSQASLRQLVRRERQVELAFEGQRLFDIRRWKTAEIVLNEPAKGAIDPATGKAVIIEQRKFNAARDYVWPIPLVELNANPNMEQNPNW